The following are from one region of the Cloacibacterium sp. TD35 genome:
- the gcvP gene encoding aminomethyl-transferring glycine dehydrogenase — protein MNTQQFVNRHINFNEADKNAMLQKIGVSSVEELISQTIPDAIRLENELDISAPLSEYEMLQHSKELAARNLDYDTYIGFGYHNSILPSVIQRNILENPSWYTAYTPYQAEIAQGRLEALLNYQTLITNLTGFHLANASLLDEGTAASEAMSMFFSNRTKDQKKAEANKFFVSDLVLPQTIAVLRTKADGLGIEIVVGNHENFELNAEFFGAILQYPGKNGIVIDYTELISNYKALNLQVVVACDPLALVKLKSPAEMGADCAVGTTQRFGIPLGYGGPHAAFFACKEDYKRDIPGRIIGVTQDAYGKRALRMALQTREQHIKREKATSNICTAQVLLAVMASMYAVYHGKAGLEYIADQIHYKTNALRDALSVLGYDTIKEPVFDTVKISMSEEEKDKLKRLMLDHKINLNYYTEGFVSISINETTTTEKIDKVVAAFAQFKQKQGFKLEPKAVSTLPENLLRKDEILKEEVFNKYHTETELMRYIKRLERKDLSLTHSMISLGSCTMKLNAATEMIPLSWEHWGAIHPFVPINQADGYQKLIKTLEKDLATITGFAATSLQPNSGAQGEYSGLMVIRAYQKSIGQGHRNICLIPQSAHGTNPASAVIAGLKVVVVKNLEDGQIDFEDLKAKVEEHKDNLSAFMITYPSTYGFFDDNVKEITDLIHENGGQVYMDGANMNAQVGFTSPGNIGADVCHLNLHKTFAIPHGGGGPGVGPICVAKHLVPFLPQNPNIPTGGSQGIDAISSAPYGSALVLNISYAYIKMLGAVGLRNSTEFAIINANYLKEVLGEHFPILYANKKGRVAHECIVDFRQFKPLGIEVADVAKRLMDYGFHAPTVSFPVAGTLMIEPTESESKAELDRFAEALISIKAEIEEIAEGKADAHNNVLKNAPHTEQVVISDAWDKPYSREKAAYPLEWVRDHKFFATVSRVDEAFGDRNLVCTCEPIESYM, from the coding sequence ATGAACACACAGCAATTTGTGAACCGTCACATCAACTTCAATGAAGCTGATAAGAACGCTATGTTACAAAAAATTGGCGTTTCTTCTGTAGAAGAATTAATTTCTCAAACTATTCCAGATGCAATCAGATTAGAAAATGAATTAGATATTTCTGCTCCTTTATCTGAGTATGAAATGCTTCAGCATTCTAAAGAATTGGCAGCTAGAAATCTAGATTATGATACCTACATTGGGTTTGGTTATCATAACAGTATTTTGCCAAGTGTAATCCAAAGAAATATACTAGAAAATCCTAGTTGGTACACCGCTTACACACCTTATCAAGCAGAAATTGCACAAGGTAGATTAGAAGCGTTACTTAATTATCAAACATTAATTACCAATCTTACTGGTTTTCATTTAGCAAATGCTTCTCTATTAGATGAAGGAACTGCTGCTTCTGAAGCCATGAGCATGTTCTTTTCGAACAGAACTAAGGACCAGAAAAAAGCAGAAGCCAATAAGTTTTTTGTTTCTGATTTGGTTTTACCTCAAACTATTGCCGTTCTTAGAACCAAAGCTGATGGCTTAGGAATAGAAATCGTGGTAGGTAATCATGAAAATTTTGAGCTTAATGCAGAATTTTTCGGAGCTATTTTACAATATCCAGGTAAAAACGGAATTGTGATTGATTATACTGAGTTAATTTCAAATTATAAGGCATTAAATCTTCAAGTAGTAGTTGCTTGTGATCCACTTGCTCTAGTGAAATTAAAATCACCGGCAGAAATGGGTGCTGATTGTGCAGTAGGAACTACACAGAGATTCGGTATTCCATTGGGTTATGGTGGTCCTCACGCAGCATTCTTTGCTTGTAAGGAAGATTATAAGCGTGATATCCCAGGTAGAATTATTGGGGTAACTCAAGATGCTTACGGAAAACGTGCTTTGAGAATGGCTTTGCAGACAAGAGAGCAGCACATTAAACGTGAAAAGGCGACTTCTAATATTTGTACAGCTCAAGTTTTATTGGCGGTAATGGCTTCTATGTATGCTGTGTATCACGGTAAAGCTGGTTTAGAATATATTGCAGATCAAATTCATTATAAAACCAATGCTCTAAGAGATGCGCTTTCGGTTTTAGGGTATGATACTATAAAAGAGCCTGTTTTTGATACCGTAAAAATCAGCATGTCTGAAGAAGAAAAAGATAAGTTAAAGAGATTAATGCTTGATCATAAAATCAATTTAAATTATTATACTGAAGGTTTTGTAAGTATTTCTATCAATGAAACTACAACTACCGAAAAAATTGATAAAGTAGTGGCAGCTTTTGCACAATTTAAGCAAAAACAAGGTTTCAAATTAGAACCAAAAGCCGTTTCTACACTTCCAGAAAATTTATTGAGAAAAGACGAAATCTTAAAAGAAGAAGTTTTCAATAAATATCATACAGAGACAGAACTGATGCGTTACATTAAGCGTCTCGAAAGAAAAGATTTATCATTAACGCATTCTATGATTTCTTTAGGTTCTTGTACCATGAAACTGAATGCAGCTACAGAAATGATTCCACTTTCTTGGGAACATTGGGGAGCGATCCATCCGTTTGTGCCTATTAATCAAGCTGATGGTTATCAGAAATTAATCAAAACTTTAGAAAAAGATTTAGCTACGATTACAGGTTTTGCTGCAACTTCACTTCAGCCAAATTCTGGAGCTCAAGGCGAATATTCTGGTTTGATGGTAATTAGAGCGTATCAAAAATCTATCGGTCAAGGTCATAGAAATATTTGTTTAATTCCTCAATCTGCTCACGGAACCAATCCTGCTTCTGCGGTGATTGCTGGTCTTAAAGTGGTTGTGGTGAAAAATCTAGAAGACGGACAAATAGATTTCGAAGATTTAAAAGCTAAAGTGGAAGAGCATAAAGATAATTTATCTGCTTTCATGATTACTTATCCATCTACTTATGGTTTCTTTGATGATAACGTAAAAGAAATTACAGACTTAATCCATGAAAATGGTGGTCAAGTTTATATGGATGGTGCAAATATGAATGCTCAAGTTGGCTTCACTTCACCAGGTAATATCGGTGCAGATGTTTGTCACTTAAATCTTCATAAGACTTTTGCAATTCCTCACGGTGGAGGTGGACCAGGAGTTGGGCCAATTTGTGTAGCAAAACATTTAGTACCTTTCTTGCCTCAAAATCCTAATATTCCAACAGGTGGAAGCCAGGGAATAGACGCTATTTCTTCTGCGCCTTATGGTTCTGCATTAGTTCTTAATATTTCTTATGCTTATATTAAAATGTTAGGAGCGGTTGGTTTGAGAAACTCTACAGAATTTGCCATTATCAACGCAAATTATTTAAAAGAAGTTTTGGGAGAGCATTTCCCAATTTTATATGCAAATAAAAAAGGAAGAGTAGCTCACGAATGTATTGTAGATTTCCGCCAGTTTAAACCTTTAGGAATTGAGGTGGCAGATGTTGCCAAACGTTTGATGGATTATGGTTTCCATGCTCCTACGGTTTCGTTCCCTGTTGCTGGCACGTTAATGATTGAGCCTACAGAATCAGAATCTAAAGCAGAATTAGACAGATTTGCTGAAGCTTTAATTTCTATCAAAGCAGAAATTGAAGAAATTGCTGAAGGAAAAGCAGATGCTCATAATAATGTATTGAAAAATGCTCCGCATACAGAACAAGTGGTGATTTCAGATGCTTGGGATAAACCATATTCTCGTGAAAAAGCAGCTTATCCGCTAGAATGGGTTAGAGATCACAAGTTCTTTGCTACAGTTTCTAGAGTAGATGAAGCTTTCGGAGATAGAAATTTGGTTTGTACTTGTGAGCCAATAGAAAGTTACATGTAA
- a CDS encoding GNAT family N-acetyltransferase, whose protein sequence is MEFIIRKTTADDFCFADEIVKEMEESAKIRGTGIAKRSPEYIKEKMEKGDAVIAITHNGIWAGFCYIETWTNGDYASNSGLIVSPRYRNIGLASRIKESVFNVTREKYPNAKLFGITTGLAVMKINSRLGYHPVPFSELTQDDQFWDGCQSCVNYSILQSKGRKNCLCTGMLFVPPKEKNKRDLSYYMQNY, encoded by the coding sequence ATGGAATTTATCATTAGAAAAACAACCGCTGATGATTTTTGTTTTGCAGACGAGATTGTAAAAGAAATGGAAGAGTCTGCCAAAATTAGAGGAACAGGTATCGCCAAAAGATCTCCAGAATATATTAAGGAGAAGATGGAAAAAGGCGATGCGGTTATCGCAATCACACACAATGGAATTTGGGCAGGATTCTGCTATATCGAAACATGGACCAATGGTGACTATGCTTCTAATTCGGGATTGATTGTTTCGCCAAGGTATAGAAATATCGGTTTAGCAAGTAGAATAAAAGAATCTGTGTTTAATGTGACCAGAGAAAAATATCCAAACGCTAAATTATTTGGGATTACCACAGGTTTGGCGGTAATGAAAATTAATTCAAGATTGGGTTATCATCCAGTTCCTTTTTCGGAACTTACTCAAGATGATCAGTTTTGGGATGGTTGCCAAAGTTGTGTCAATTATTCTATTTTACAAAGCAAAGGCAGAAAAAATTGTCTCTGCACAGGAATGTTATTCGTTCCACCCAAAGAAAAAAATAAAAGAGATTTAAGTTACTATATGCAAAATTATTAA
- the argG gene encoding argininosuccinate synthase, translating into MKKVVLAFSGGLDTSFCAVYLQQDLGYEVHAVTVNTGGFNEEEVKKLEQKAILLGAKTFTCLDVVKEYYDSCIQYLVFGNVLKNNTYPLSVSAERTIQAKSLAEYALKIGATAIAHGSTGAGNDQVRFDGIFNIVCPQMEIITPIRDLKLSREAEIEYLTNKGFSGDYTKSVYSINQGLWGTSVGGKETLTSHSNLPEEAYPSQLKKQNPEQLTLEFEKGHLIKINDQKFSHPSEAIVKLNEIASEFAIGRDTHVGDTIIGIKGRVGFEAAGAILTLKAHHLLEKHVLSKYQLMIKSQMADWYGTWLHEALFLDPVMRDIEKLMENSQQKVTGKVFITLLPYRFELNGIESKYDLMTSKFGSYGEMNKSWSGEDVKGFSKIYTNYLSIYHQVNAENND; encoded by the coding sequence ATGAAAAAAGTTGTTTTAGCATTTAGCGGAGGTTTAGATACATCTTTTTGCGCAGTTTATTTGCAGCAAGATTTAGGCTACGAAGTTCATGCAGTTACGGTAAATACAGGTGGTTTTAATGAAGAGGAGGTCAAAAAATTAGAGCAGAAAGCAATTTTGCTAGGTGCTAAAACTTTTACATGTCTAGATGTTGTGAAAGAATATTATGATTCTTGCATTCAGTATCTGGTCTTCGGAAATGTTTTAAAAAATAATACCTATCCACTTTCTGTAAGTGCAGAACGTACCATTCAGGCAAAATCTTTGGCAGAATATGCGCTTAAAATCGGTGCAACAGCAATCGCTCACGGAAGTACAGGCGCTGGAAACGACCAAGTTCGTTTTGATGGAATTTTTAATATCGTTTGTCCGCAGATGGAAATCATCACACCGATTCGTGATTTGAAACTTTCTCGCGAGGCGGAAATAGAGTATTTAACGAACAAAGGATTTTCAGGAGATTATACCAAATCAGTATATTCTATTAATCAAGGACTTTGGGGAACTTCGGTTGGTGGAAAAGAAACGCTTACTTCTCATAGCAATTTGCCAGAAGAAGCCTATCCTTCTCAATTAAAGAAGCAAAATCCAGAACAATTGACTTTGGAGTTTGAAAAAGGACATTTAATTAAAATCAATGACCAAAAATTTTCTCATCCTTCAGAAGCGATTGTAAAACTCAACGAAATTGCTTCAGAATTTGCCATTGGTAGAGATACTCACGTAGGCGATACGATTATTGGGATTAAAGGTAGAGTAGGTTTCGAAGCAGCTGGTGCTATTTTGACTTTAAAGGCTCACCATTTGCTAGAAAAACACGTACTTTCTAAATACCAATTGATGATTAAATCTCAAATGGCAGATTGGTACGGAACTTGGCTTCACGAAGCACTTTTCTTAGATCCTGTGATGAGAGATATTGAAAAATTAATGGAAAATTCTCAGCAAAAAGTTACAGGTAAAGTATTTATTACGCTTCTTCCTTATCGTTTTGAACTAAACGGAATAGAATCTAAATATGATTTAATGACTTCTAAATTCGGAAGTTATGGTGAAATGAATAAATCTTGGAGCGGTGAAGACGTGAAAGGTTTCTCTAAAATTTATACCAATTATTTGTCAATTTATCATCAAGTAAACGCTGAAAATAATGATTAA
- the argC gene encoding N-acetyl-gamma-glutamyl-phosphate reductase, with protein sequence MIKAGIIGGTGYTGGELIRLLLNHPNVELSFVTSYSNVGKKVTDLHQDLIGEIDLEFIDNSTDADVLFLALPHKESKIWLENNNVGNAVVIDLGNDFRIGETYQGNSFVYGLPELNLDKIKGAKLIANPGCFATAIQLGIIPILQNEEVSEIYTTGITGATGAGKSLSETTHFSWRQNNISAYKTLMHQHLGEINFQLKELSKVPFSVQFVPWRGDFARGIFVSSTFKTSLSLEELFELYENFYEGQIFTTVSRKEINLKQVVNTNRCLINIEKNGDFAVVHSAIDNLLKGASGQAIHNMNISFGFPENAGLKLKSIAF encoded by the coding sequence ATGATTAAAGCAGGAATTATTGGTGGAACAGGTTACACAGGTGGCGAACTGATTCGTTTGTTGCTCAATCACCCAAATGTAGAACTTTCGTTTGTGACGAGTTACTCTAACGTGGGTAAAAAAGTAACCGATTTGCACCAAGATTTAATTGGAGAAATTGATTTAGAATTTATTGATAATTCTACCGATGCAGATGTTCTTTTTCTGGCTTTACCGCATAAAGAAAGTAAAATTTGGCTCGAAAATAATAACGTTGGGAACGCAGTTGTCATAGATTTAGGAAACGATTTCAGAATTGGAGAAACGTATCAAGGAAATTCTTTTGTTTATGGACTTCCAGAATTGAATTTAGATAAAATTAAAGGAGCAAAACTCATTGCCAATCCTGGTTGTTTTGCTACGGCTATTCAATTAGGAATTATCCCGATTCTTCAAAATGAAGAGGTTTCAGAAATTTACACTACTGGAATTACAGGAGCGACTGGTGCTGGAAAATCACTTTCTGAGACCACGCATTTCAGTTGGAGACAAAATAATATTTCGGCGTATAAGACTTTAATGCATCAGCATTTAGGCGAGATAAATTTTCAATTAAAAGAGTTGAGCAAAGTGCCGTTTTCGGTACAATTTGTTCCATGGAGAGGAGATTTTGCAAGAGGAATTTTTGTGAGCTCTACGTTTAAAACTTCACTTTCTTTAGAAGAATTATTTGAACTCTATGAAAATTTCTACGAAGGGCAAATTTTCACCACGGTTTCAAGAAAAGAAATCAATCTGAAACAAGTAGTCAATACCAATAGGTGTTTGATTAATATTGAAAAAAATGGAGATTTTGCAGTGGTACATTCTGCAATTGATAATCTCTTGAAAGGTGCTTCAGGACAAGCTATTCATAACATGAATATATCATTCGGGTTTCCCGAAAACGCAGGTTTGAAACTCAAATCTATCGCTTTTTAG